The following nucleotide sequence is from Nitratidesulfovibrio termitidis HI1.
CGCCCGCTTACCGTGGAATTCATCAAGAACGGCGCTGACGACTTCATCACCAAGCCCTTCCTGCGCGAGGAACTGTACTGCCGCGTGCTGCAGAACGTGGAAACGGTGGAGCGCGCCCGCACCCTGGTGGAGCTGAACGACGTCAAGAACCGCTTCCTGGGCATGGCCGCGCACGACCTGCGCAACCCCATCAACGGCATCCGGGGCTTCAGCCGCCTGCTGCTGGACGGCGTGCTCGGCCCGCTGACCGACGACCAGCGCAGCGTGCTGGGCACCGTGCACCAGGCCAGCAACGAGATGCTCCAACTGGTCAACGACCTGCTGGACGTCACCGTCATCGAAAGCGGCAGACTGGACCTGGTGCTGCACCCCGGCGATCTGGCCGTGCTGGCGGCGGAGCGGCTGTCCTTTGCCTCTCTGGCGGCGGGCGCCAAGAACATCCGCATCGACAAGCAGTTCGAACACGCCCAGTGCATGTTCGACCCGCGCCGCATGGCCCAGGTGTTCGACAACCTGCTGAGCAACGCGGTGAAGTTCACCCCGCCGCAAACGAGCATCCGCGTGGAGGTGCGCGTGGAGGGCACGGAAGCGGTGTTCGAGGTGGCGGACGAAGGCCCCGGCATCCTTCCCGAAGAACGCGAACGCATGTTCCGCTCGTTCGAAAAGCTCAGCGCCCGGCCCACGGCGGGCGAGGCCAGCACCGGCCTCGGGCTGACCATCGTCAAGCGCATCGTCACCGCGCATGGTGGCCGGGTATGGGTGGAAAGCGAACCCGGCAACGGCACCACCTTCCGGGTGGCCGTGCCGTTGCGCGTGGGAGCCATGTCCACGGCGGAACGGGCGCTGGCGGCCCCCTCCGGTGCACGCTGAGGCAAACACCGGGGCGGCACGCATCGCGCCGGAAGACGACGGCGCCCGGCTTGACGCCGCCCTGGCCCGCCTGCTGCCCCAATTGTCGCTCCACTTGTCGCCACAGCCCAACCAGGCCATGAGCGGGGCAGGCCCCACTCCTCCCCTTCTTCCGCCCGGCGCGGGCCTGCGCGCCCGCCGCCGCCTGTGGCTGACCCATGCCGTGCTGCTGGACGGGCGCCCAGCCCAGCCGGGCACGCGGGTGCGGGCCGGACAACGGGTGGACGTGCGCCCGCTGGATGCGGCACGCGGCAAAAAAAACGACGTTTCGGTGAGTACCGGGCCGCAGGTCGAACCGGACATCTTGCGGAGCGCCGCACGGGGTGATGCCCCGGCAGGCGAGAACGATGCGCCCCACGTACTGGCGGAGGTTGACGGGCTGGTGGCCCTGTACAAGCCCGGCGGCCTGCATTCCGCCGCCATAGCGGGCAGTGCCGCACCCAACGTGGAAGCACTGTTGCCCGACCTTCTGGGGAGGCTTATCCCTGCTGACCCGGCGGGTCTGGCCGGTCTGACTGCCCCCGATGCTTCCCGGCCAATGCCCGGCACGGATGCACCCATGGGTTTCCCGCGCCTGCTCAACCGGCTGGACGGCCCCACCTCCGGCATCCTGCTGGCCGCGCGCACCCCGCAGGCCGCCGACCGTTTTCACGCCGCCGAGGATTCCGGCCAGGCAACCAAGACCTATCTCGCGCTGGTGCACGGGGTGCTGGCTCATCCGGCCACCATGCGCCGCGCGCTGGATACGGCCAACAGGGTCACCACCCGCGTCCTGCAGCAGGATACGCCCGACCCGCTGCGCCATACCGAGGTCACCCCCCTGGGCGTCATGCATGTCACGCACATTCCGGATGCCGCGCCCTGCCCGCCTCCTCTCGCGGGCAATGCCGGGCAAGATTCCGCCTTCGCGTCCGCCCGCCCCGCATCTGCGCCTGGCCCCGCCAGTACCCCCGGCGCACCCTGTACATTGGTACGTTGCGTCATCCGCAAGGGCGCGCGGCACCAGATACGCGCCCACCTCGCCGCGCTGGGACACCCCATCGTGGGAGATACGCGCTATGGCGCCCCGGATGACCCCGGTGCCACCGCCCCCATGCCACACCCGCAGGGCGCACGCCCCCTTGCCGCAACCACGCTGTTCCTGCACCACGCCCGCATCGAACTGCCGGGCTTTCACGCTGCCTGCCCGCCGCCGTGGCTGCATCTGCTGCCGCCGGAACTGCAAGAGGCGGCACGCACCGCGTACCGCCTCGATACCTGAGCCCATCCGCCCGATTTCCGATTGGCAGCGCCAGCCTGCCGCCCGTCAGCGAGACGTTGGCGGGACGTTGGCGGGACGTTGGCGAGCACCTGCGACCGCAGTATCTGCCAGGGCCTGCCTTTCTCCTGACAGCACAGCTGATCGCGCACCATTTGGGCGTCGGCTCTGCCTTCATTTCATGCCGCCCAACTGACGCCCAGCCGTCGTGCTACCGGTGTTCGTCGCGCCCGCCATTACGCTTCTCCGCCACCCCGCCGCCACTCCCGGCGCCATCCGGTTCGCAGCCATCGCCGTCTTCGGACGGCGCACAGCCCGGCTGCACGGGCGGAGCGTTTCTGGCCCCGGTGCGCCAGCGCACCCGGCGCTGCTGATAGGCGGCCACCATGCGATAGGCCGCCACGTAGGCCAGTACCCCGGCCACCGCGCCGAACACCACCCCACCCGCGCACAACACCAGATACACGTCCCAGCCCATGGACAACAACGAGGTGAGATTGGCGAGGTCGTCGGGCAGCGCCACATGCATGTTCGGCAACAGGAACGAGCCGATGGCGAAGAACAGCACGTACAGCGGCCCGCAGGTGACCGGATTGGAATACAGCGTGGTGACGATGGCAGCCGTGGGACTGGCCCGCAGCAGCCAGGCCACCGCGCCCGCCAGCACCATCTGCGAAGGAATCAGCGGAATGGACCCGATGAGCATGCCAAGACCCACGCCCAGCGCGATGCGGTGCGGCGTGGAGGGCAGCCGCACCAGCCGCAGCCGATGCAGCCGCACGGCCCGCCACAGGCGCGTCAGTGCGGAACGTCCGTTGCGGTGCTGGCCGGAAGCGCCGTTACCGGCGCTGTCTCCGTCCGATGATGGCGCACCGCCATCCTGTGGGTGCAGGCTCTCGTCCAAGGGTAACTCCGGCGAACAGATACGGCGCGCAAGCAGCCGTGCAGCAAGGGGACGATAGCCGTGCGCAGGGTCGAGAGCAACGCCTGCTGACCATCGCCCGCAGGGCATCAGGCTGGAATCGGCATCCCTACTCCCGCTTCCAGTCCTTGATGCGCAAATCCACCGAGGCCGCGCCGTTGTACCTGTCGATACGCGGGGTATAGGCCAGGCGTACCCGCGTGCCGCGCAGGCTGTCCGGAAACTGGCCGGACTGGCGCCACGCCTTGGCCCGCAGGGTGATGCCGCAGCTCTCGTCGGTCAGTTGCAGTTCCACGTGGTCGCGCGTGGGGCCGAAGCGGCGCAGGTCGCGCACCAGCACCGGCGGCGAGGCAAACACCGGCTCGGCGTTGCCCGTGCCGAACGGCTGGAGCATTTCCAGTTCCTTCAGCAGGGTGAAGTCACCCGCCAGGGCAAAGCCCAGTTCGCCGTCCAGCTTCAGGCGCGGGGTCAGCGGGGTGTCGCCCAGGTCCGCCCGCACCACGGCGTCGAACCGTTCGCGCAGGGTATCCACATGGCTGGCGGCCATGCTCATGCCCGCCGCCTGATGGTGCCCCCCGAACGCGGTGAACAGGTCGGCGCAGCGAGTCAGCCCGGCATGCAGGTCGAATTCCGCCACCGATCGGCCCGACCCCTTCATGGTCTCGCCGTCGCGGCTCAATATCAGCGTGGGCCGGTAGAATTCGTCCACGATGCGCGAGGCCACGATGCCGATGACGCCGGGGTGCCAGTCCTCGCCGTGCAGCACAAGGCCCATGCGGTCCAGTTGCCCCTCGGTCTGCTTTTTCGCGGCGTCCAGGATGCGGTCTTCCTCTGCCCGACGGCGGGCGTTTTCCGCGTCCAGTTCCTGCGCAAGGCCTGCCGCCTCGGCGTGGTCGTCGGTCAGCAGCAGTCGCAGGGCCAGTTCCGCCTTGCCCATGCGCCCCGCCGCGTTGATGCGCGGCGCAAGGCCGAACACCACCTGCCCCGCGCCAATGGCCGCCGACGGGTTGTACCCGCTTACGGTCTTCAGCGCGGCCATGCCGGGACGCCGGGCCTCCGCTATCTTCAGCAGGCCGTTCTTGACCAGGATGCGGTTCTGCCCGTGCAGGTTCACCACGTCGGCCAGGGTGCCCAGCGCCACCAGATCGAGGAACTCGCGCATGTCGGCCTTCTTGCCGGTGCGTTCGGCCAGGGCCGCGTTCACGGCCGCCATGACCAGAAAGCTGACCCCCACCCCGGCCAGGGCCGGGCACGGGCATTCCGCCAGACGCGGGTTGCAGATGGCGTGGGCATCGGGCAGGCCCTCGGGCGGCATGTGGTGGTCGGACACCACCACGGTCATGCCCAGTTCGCGCGCCCGGCGTACCGGCTCCACATCCGAGATGCCGCAGTCCACGGTCAGCAGCAGGCGCACGCCCTGCTCAGCAAGCCGCTCCACCCATGCCACGT
It contains:
- a CDS encoding response regulator, whose product is MTHPLILIVEDSRASADELRARITELLGFSVLTAGTCAEAVRIMDEQGPNLFLAILDLTLPDAPDGEVVDQARARKVPSLVFTSRLDDTTRRYILSKDVIDYIIKDEHAVDNVVRAVDRLHRNRTAKILVVDDSPSMRTFMKEELRRYMFQVYEASGGPTALRVLERNPDVMLVITDFMMPDMDGLELTRRIRERYPRETLSIMGISVHAERPLTVEFIKNGADDFITKPFLREELYCRVLQNVETVERARTLVELNDVKNRFLGMAAHDLRNPINGIRGFSRLLLDGVLGPLTDDQRSVLGTVHQASNEMLQLVNDLLDVTVIESGRLDLVLHPGDLAVLAAERLSFASLAAGAKNIRIDKQFEHAQCMFDPRRMAQVFDNLLSNAVKFTPPQTSIRVEVRVEGTEAVFEVADEGPGILPEERERMFRSFEKLSARPTAGEASTGLGLTIVKRIVTAHGGRVWVESEPGNGTTFRVAVPLRVGAMSTAERALAAPSGAR
- a CDS encoding pseudouridine synthase family protein; the encoded protein is MHAEANTGAARIAPEDDGARLDAALARLLPQLSLHLSPQPNQAMSGAGPTPPLLPPGAGLRARRRLWLTHAVLLDGRPAQPGTRVRAGQRVDVRPLDAARGKKNDVSVSTGPQVEPDILRSAARGDAPAGENDAPHVLAEVDGLVALYKPGGLHSAAIAGSAAPNVEALLPDLLGRLIPADPAGLAGLTAPDASRPMPGTDAPMGFPRLLNRLDGPTSGILLAARTPQAADRFHAAEDSGQATKTYLALVHGVLAHPATMRRALDTANRVTTRVLQQDTPDPLRHTEVTPLGVMHVTHIPDAAPCPPPLAGNAGQDSAFASARPASAPGPASTPGAPCTLVRCVIRKGARHQIRAHLAALGHPIVGDTRYGAPDDPGATAPMPHPQGARPLAATTLFLHHARIELPGFHAACPPPWLHLLPPELQEAARTAYRLDT
- a CDS encoding DUF2062 domain-containing protein — translated: MDESLHPQDGGAPSSDGDSAGNGASGQHRNGRSALTRLWRAVRLHRLRLVRLPSTPHRIALGVGLGMLIGSIPLIPSQMVLAGAVAWLLRASPTAAIVTTLYSNPVTCGPLYVLFFAIGSFLLPNMHVALPDDLANLTSLLSMGWDVYLVLCAGGVVFGAVAGVLAYVAAYRMVAAYQQRRVRWRTGARNAPPVQPGCAPSEDGDGCEPDGAGSGGGVAEKRNGGRDEHR
- the recJ gene encoding single-stranded-DNA-specific exonuclease RecJ, with amino-acid sequence MTRNWIFRPEPEAATPPFTAWAERLEVSELIVRLLWRRGVGSVDDMALYLSPNLRHLAPLAEWPGLEQAASTLTEGLLAGLPFAVWGDYDVDGVTSTALVKGVLAHHGIAAAHHIPDRREEGYGLNVAWVERLAEQGVRLLLTVDCGISDVEPVRRARELGMTVVVSDHHMPPEGLPDAHAICNPRLAECPCPALAGVGVSFLVMAAVNAALAERTGKKADMREFLDLVALGTLADVVNLHGQNRILVKNGLLKIAEARRPGMAALKTVSGYNPSAAIGAGQVVFGLAPRINAAGRMGKAELALRLLLTDDHAEAAGLAQELDAENARRRAEEDRILDAAKKQTEGQLDRMGLVLHGEDWHPGVIGIVASRIVDEFYRPTLILSRDGETMKGSGRSVAEFDLHAGLTRCADLFTAFGGHHQAAGMSMAASHVDTLRERFDAVVRADLGDTPLTPRLKLDGELGFALAGDFTLLKELEMLQPFGTGNAEPVFASPPVLVRDLRRFGPTRDHVELQLTDESCGITLRAKAWRQSGQFPDSLRGTRVRLAYTPRIDRYNGAASVDLRIKDWKRE